The Nocardia sp. NBC_00508 nucleotide sequence TTGCCGCCATCATGGCGGCTCCCGCGCTTCCGAGTGCCCCTGCTCTGAAGAAGTTGCGACGGTCCACATCTGCCTCCTGGTCCGACTCCACTATCAGTATGGCAAGGGGAACCTGAAGCGCACGGGCCATGAGCCGCAAAATCCGCACATCGTGGGAGGCCGGGCCGCCGCGCTCCAATGTCGAGACCGCAGGCTGGGAGAAGTTGATGAGCGCGCCCAGCTCGGTCTGGGTCATGCCCATGGATTTCCTGATCCGCCGGATGACTTCGCCGGTCGTCATGTGCATGTCGAGCACCCCCCGATCGTTGATTGATTTCCCCTGAGCGTCCACCCGAAAACGTATGCCTCGGCAGAATATACGCCCCTTCGCATAGCCGGAACCGAAACCGGAATCTGGGCGCCCACCTGGCCATTTGCGGCACTTACGTTCGGTCGCAGGTGCCTGGCGCCGGGCCGACGCCACAACCCTCGAACGGCGCACCGGCCCGCCAGAGTGGCGAGCCGGTGGCGAGTGCCCCCGGCGCCGGGCACCGCTGACCAACGGTGCTTGCACAGAGAGGCTCAACGTGCCCATGCATTCCCTCGCCGTGTACCAGCTCATCGCGCTGTGCGACGCGGCTGCCCACCAGGCGCCGATTCTGCCGTTCACCGTCGATCAAGCGCATGAGGTGATGCGCATCCATCTGGACTGCCGCGCGAAAGACTGCCTCCGCAAAGCAGCGGCGCGCCAGGTGTTAGTCGACAGCGGGCGGATGGTGCCCAGCACCAGCAAGCCACGGTGAGACCGGATGCCCCGTCCCGAAGCACCGAATCCGCGCCGCCTGCGGCACATTCGCATCGAATCCGGCGAACTGAGCCTGGACTATCAGGCGGGCGCCGAACAAGGCCAAAACGTGGCCGAACAACTGGCCCGACAGTTCCCGGAAATCACCGTGACCGTCGACGACAACATCCGCGACGACTACCCGCCGTCGCCGTGCGCACAGCTCTGGAACTGAGACTCCCCCGCACTTCGCACGTCATCCTCGAATTTGAAACGGACACAACATCTATGCCACCTAGATCTCATCCTGACCTCGCATTCCGACCAATCCGGTATGCGCTGCCAGGTCGACAACACCGCACCCCGCACAACCCGTCCACAGCGGGCAGGCCATGAATACACATGACGCCGACCCAGCACTCACCCGCTGCCTGTACTACCGACGCGTCTGCGGACTGCCATGCTTCGTACACACCGAAACCCGGCGAATCACCCTGCGCCGGAGACATCGCCGCCGTCACCGTTCCCGAGTGGCTCGGCAGAATGGTGCACGACCACCTCGCCAGGCGATACCTCCTCGGACCCGTCATTGCACACGGCTCCCACCGCTGGACCATCCTCGCCCGCCCCGACGACACCGGCACACTCGCCGCCGACAGAGACATCTTCACCGCACTTCTGCGCGCAGCCGCGACGATCGTGCCCGACGGCGGCGAAATAGTCCTGCCCTCCCCCGGCGACGAGAACACCGGATACCGACGATGGGTCGTCGCACCACGCGACACCTTCCGGCCCCACATCAGCACCGTCGTGCAGTCGATCATCAGCTGTGCCGGATCGGGCCTGAAACCGCACAACCACAAGGGAATCCAAGGTCGCGACACACCACGTCGGTTGTAGCTTTGCGGGACGTGGATCGCGATCGCCCCGTGCCCCTGACAAATCATCCACTGTCACCGACGGATTCAGCGCCAAGCGACCAGCGAACGATTGACCTCCACTACACAGTCGCCGCCGCCACCATCCACGGTCTGGTGGTAGTTCACAAGATTCCGCCGCCAGAACATGATCGAACCAGCGGACGCGAGACGCGTATACACGTCGTGGCTGGCCGAACCGACTTCCTGGTGTCGATTCAGGTTGCGCAGTGGGCGGCGCTGGTGCGTCCTTCGCGGAACTACCGGTGCGGCCATCGAGCCGCACACCCAGACTCCGGGCGACGAACTTCGGTGTATCCCGTAGGCCGCCCACAACGACGCGGAGGTATCGAAACTCAGCACCACGACGTCGCCGCGGAGTCTGAAGCGGCGAATAATCCGGCAGGCGATGCGCGAATCCTCGGCGGGCGTGCAAAGGGCGAAGCCCTCGCTGTCGTACTCGACATGCATGAGTGCGCCCGGAAAGGCATAGGAGGCAATCCGTTTGCGGGTCAGCGACCAGGCCCGGAACGGGCCGATAGCCATGCAGAACAAGATGAAGCAGAGTATGAACACGACGCCGCCGCCCGCGCCGTCACCCAGCCCCTCGGAACCCTCGCGGATGACATTCACGACTATCAGCAGGCTGAACAGCCCGGCGGCCGAACCGAGGAACAGCAGGAACCGAATCGGATCGAAGCATGCGAAGAGGGCCGCACGATTGAGACGTCCCGCGGTCTGCGCGTCGGCGGCACAGTCGAAGACGAGCCGCTACCCGTCGGCCGCCGGGACGGACACAGCGGGCTCGTGGTGCTGCGCGTATGGCGGCGGGTATTGTCCACCACCTTGCTGCGGCACCGGATACTGCTGCGGCGACTGCGAATCGTGTGGCTCTGCATTCGGATGCGACGGCTGCGGATATGGCTGCTGCGCTTGCGGTGGTGGTGCCTGCGGATACGGATGCTGTGCCCGCGGTTCTGGCTGCAATCCATGCAGATGCGGTTGTGGCGCTGGTGGATACGGTGCCCCCTGCGGCGGATGCCCGCCGTACGGACTCGGCATCGCGTTCGTATACGGCTCCCCAGCCGGATACGGATTCACGTCGTTCGAGTTCCTTCCCTGCCGTGGAAGGCTAACCCGCGGCCGCCGGATTCTCGTAATCATGAGGTCAGGGTTCAAGTCCTGGCCTCGATCCTTCGCCGAGCCCAGCGGCCCGGCGTGGGGCCGACTGGCCCAACGCTTTTCGGAAGAGTGGGCCAGAACTGCCCTGCTTGCGACCCCGTGGTGAACGACGCACGTAGAAGCTAGATCCGCGCCGCGCGCTTGCCCAAGAACTCGCGCACCTCCGGTATTGCGGCATGCGTACGAACCGTGTTGGCGATTGCGTCGATGCGTTGGTGCAGGCGTGTAGAGGAGAGGGCGCTGATGGTGTCGAAGTTGTCAGTCAGCATGGCACACGCTTGGGCGACGTCACCAGCATTGACGAGGTTACGAGCGAGGTTGAGCTGCCAGGCGGCGCGTTCTCGTGGCCAAGCCGACGAACTGTCGATGGCGGCTTGTATGTGGACGGTCGCTGCATCGTGTTTGCCAACCCGCATGTGGGCCTTACCAGTGATGAACCTGAGTTCAGCCTCGGGCAGGAACACCCAGTCCGGGTCATGTCCCCGACTGGATTCATACGCACGGTACGCCCGGGTAATCGCCGCCGCCATTGCGGCCTCGTCGCCGCTTGCTCCGTGGGCATCGGCCTCACGGATCGCCATCAATGCTCGCAGCTTCGGACCGCCGTCACGAAGTGCCGCCCGCGATGCGGCCTGTGCGTACTGTGCGGCCACGTGATTCGCTCTCATCTCTCCGGGACCGCTCACCATGAGGCAACTGGCGTTGCCCAAGGCATGCGCCGCCGCGATCCCATCACCCGCCGCGGTGGCAGCATGCACAGCGTCCGAATAGTAGCGGCGAGCATCGTCGAGCCGACCTGCGTCGTAGTGGACCCAACCCGCAGCGGTCATCATTTCGGCGCATGCGCTGGTGAGCGTCCGCCCGACATCCTCGGTGTAGCTGCCATGGTTGAGCAGCTGCTCGACGTAGCGAACTTGGTTGGCGGCCACCCGGCACAACCGGTCGCCGCCTACCACCAAATCCAGCTCGTGGATCTGGTTCACGCTCTCATTGATGGCAGCGACATCGCTTGCGCCGACCTTCACGGATGTCGATTGCGAATGGACTGAGGCGGTTGCCGACGTCATGGCGGCCCCCGCACTCCCTAGTACCCCTGCTCTGAAGAAGTTGCGACGGTCCACATCTGCCTCCTGGTCCGACTCCACCACCAGTATGGCAAGCGGAACCCCGAGTGCACGAGCCACGAGCCGGAGGACGCGCACATCATGGGAGGCAGGGCCGCCTCGCTCCAAACCGGAGACAGCGGGCTGCGAGAAGTTGAGGAGCGCACCCAGCTCGCTCTGGGTCATGCCGAGGGATTTCCTGATCCGCCGGATGACTTCGCCGGTCGTCATGTGCATGTCCAGCGCCCCCACAAATTGTCGGTTGAATTTCCCCTGAGCGATCCGCCCGAGAGCGGCGGCCTCCGCAGGATATACGCCTCATCCGATAGCTGGAACGGAAACCGGAATCTGCGCTCCCACCTGGCGGTTTCCTGGCCATAGCGTTCGGCGGCAGGTGCCCGGTGCCGGGCCGACGCCGCGCCTTTAGCGACGCACTGGCCCGCCAGAGTGGCGGACCGGTGGCGACAGCCCCCGGCATCGGGCACCACCGATCAAGGGGTGCTCGAAACAGAGAGGCATCACGTCCATGAATTCCCTTG carries:
- a CDS encoding helix-turn-helix domain-containing protein produces the protein MTTGEVIRRIRKSLGMTQSELGALLNFSQPAVSGLERGGPASHDVRVLRLVARALGVPLAILVVESDQEADVDRRNFFRAGVLGSAGAAMTSATASVHSQSTSVKVGASDVAAINESVNQIHELDLVVGGDRLCRVAANQVRYVEQLLNHGSYTEDVGRTLTSACAEMMTAAGWVHYDAGRLDDARRYYSDAVHAATAAGDGIAAAHALGNASCLMVSGPGEMRANHVAAQYAQAASRAALRDGGPKLRALMAIREADAHGASGDEAAMAAAITRAYRAYESSRGHDPDWVFLPEAELRFITGKAHMRVGKHDAATVHIQAAIDSSSAWPRERAAWQLNLARNLVNAGDVAQACAMLTDNFDTISALSSTRLHQRIDAIANTVRTHAAIPEVREFLGKRAARI
- a CDS encoding DNA-directed RNA polymerase subunit beta; this translates as MTPTQHSPAACTTDASADCHASYTPKPGESPCAGDIAAVTVPEWLGRMVHDHLARRYLLGPVIAHGSHRWTILARPDDTGTLAADRDIFTALLRAAATIVPDGGEIVLPSPGDENTGYRRWVVAPRDTFRPHISTVVQSIISCAGSGLKPHNHKGIQGRDTPRRL